A genome region from Mesorhizobium sp. B2-1-8 includes the following:
- the recR gene encoding recombination mediator RecR, protein MSKRIAGPEIERLIQLLAKVPGLGPRSARRAALHLIKKKEQLLSPLAAAMGEAADKVRICSTCGNVDTSDPCMICTDARRDAATLIIVEDVSDLWALERAAAMNVRYHVLGGTLSPLDGIGPDQLNIRSLIDRIAGGEVKEVILAVNATVEGQTTAHYLTDQLSGFEVKITRLAHGVPVGGELDYLDEGTLAAALRSRTAF, encoded by the coding sequence ATGTCCAAGCGAATCGCCGGTCCCGAGATCGAACGCCTGATCCAGCTCCTGGCCAAGGTGCCGGGGCTTGGCCCCCGATCGGCCAGGCGCGCGGCGCTGCACCTGATCAAGAAGAAGGAACAATTGCTGTCGCCGCTCGCCGCCGCGATGGGCGAGGCGGCCGACAAGGTGCGCATCTGCTCGACATGCGGCAATGTCGATACGTCGGACCCCTGCATGATCTGCACGGACGCCCGTCGTGATGCCGCCACCCTGATCATCGTCGAGGACGTCTCGGATCTGTGGGCCCTGGAGCGGGCGGCGGCGATGAATGTGCGTTACCACGTGCTCGGCGGCACGCTGTCGCCGCTCGACGGCATCGGCCCCGATCAGCTCAACATCCGTTCGCTGATCGACCGCATCGCCGGCGGCGAGGTCAAGGAGGTCATCCTCGCCGTCAACGCGACGGTCGAGGGCCAGACCACCGCGCACTACCTCACCGATCAGCTCTCCGGCTTCGAGGTCAAGATAACCCGGCTGGCGCACGGCGTGCCGGTCGGCGGCGAACTCGACTATCTCGACGAAGGCACGCTGGCCGCCGCGCTGCGCTCGCGAACGGCGTTTTGA
- a CDS encoding cell wall hydrolase → MIAMRWKTPLLLGVVTSPLFLAACSQTTSHGMSVASLTDAITPSFLSSRAYSHTPKDRECLERAMFFESNRSSRDGMIAVGTVVMNRLRSGNHGSTICQVVGEPGQFAPGVMTRPMNSRAMPDVEEAADAVLKGERKAKLKNTMYFHTAGLRFPYKNMHYTMVAGGNAFYEKRGRNWQPLPDEPMVASAEPPTALPGVPATRVASVEMARPAKSTARNAPAEQVYMTAAAEPARPSKTATARTAPAQQVYVTAAAEPATKPSPARIAPAQQTYLTASAVPTAKSARIQAKPIEVAMQEPMEEPDAARFGGTLNSGTSNKRVISSVEDAPQEASMGFQSTPENTDAIGAMIVSQGRPLEAN, encoded by the coding sequence TTGATCGCCATGCGATGGAAGACGCCGCTGTTGCTCGGCGTCGTCACGTCTCCCCTTTTCTTGGCCGCTTGCAGCCAGACCACCTCGCACGGCATGTCGGTTGCCAGCCTGACCGACGCCATCACGCCGAGTTTCCTGAGTTCGCGCGCCTACAGCCACACGCCGAAGGACAGGGAATGCCTGGAACGGGCAATGTTCTTCGAATCCAACCGGTCGAGCCGCGACGGTATGATCGCCGTCGGCACGGTGGTGATGAACCGGCTGCGCTCGGGCAATCATGGCAGCACCATCTGCCAGGTGGTGGGTGAACCCGGGCAGTTCGCACCGGGCGTCATGACCAGGCCGATGAATTCGCGTGCAATGCCCGATGTCGAGGAGGCCGCCGACGCCGTGCTCAAGGGCGAGCGCAAGGCCAAACTCAAGAACACGATGTATTTCCACACCGCCGGCCTGCGCTTCCCCTACAAGAACATGCACTACACCATGGTTGCGGGCGGCAATGCCTTCTACGAAAAGCGCGGCCGCAACTGGCAACCGCTGCCGGATGAGCCGATGGTAGCGTCGGCCGAGCCGCCGACCGCGTTGCCGGGAGTACCCGCGACGCGTGTCGCGTCCGTCGAGATGGCGCGCCCGGCCAAGTCGACCGCCCGCAATGCTCCGGCAGAGCAGGTCTACATGACCGCAGCGGCGGAACCGGCACGCCCCAGCAAGACGGCAACCGCCCGCACCGCTCCGGCACAGCAGGTCTACGTGACCGCCGCCGCGGAACCGGCGACCAAGCCGTCGCCCGCCCGCATCGCCCCCGCGCAGCAGACCTATCTGACGGCATCCGCAGTGCCGACGGCAAAGTCCGCTCGGATCCAGGCCAAGCCGATCGAAGTTGCCATGCAGGAGCCGATGGAAGAGCCGGATGCCGCCCGTTTTGGCGGAACCTTGAACAGCGGAACCTCGAACAAAAGGGTCATCTCCTCGGTTGAGGACGCTCCGCAGGAAGCGTCGATGGGCTTCCAGTCGACTCCTGAGAACACCGATGCCATCGGCGCGATGATCGTCAGCCAGGGCCGCCCGCTCGAAGCCAACTGA
- a CDS encoding YbaB/EbfC family nucleoid-associated protein, with translation MKDLLGLMGKAKEMQAKFQAMQDEIATVEAVGQAGGGLVSITLSGKFDIKSLKIDPSLFREDEVEILEDLILAAHNDAKAKVEQIMQEKTKALTAGLPIPPGMKLPF, from the coding sequence ATGAAAGATCTTCTCGGCCTGATGGGCAAGGCGAAGGAAATGCAGGCCAAGTTCCAGGCCATGCAGGATGAGATCGCCACTGTCGAAGCCGTCGGCCAGGCCGGCGGCGGCTTGGTCAGCATTACGTTGAGCGGAAAGTTCGACATCAAGTCGCTGAAGATCGACCCGTCTTTGTTTAGGGAAGACGAGGTCGAAATCCTCGAGGATTTGATTCTTGCCGCGCACAATGACGCCAAGGCCAAGGTCGAGCAGATCATGCAGGAAAAGACCAAGGCGCTGACCGCCGGCCTGCCCATCCCGCCAGGAATGAAACTGCCTTTCTAA